A window of the Citrus sinensis cultivar Valencia sweet orange chromosome 9, DVS_A1.0, whole genome shotgun sequence genome harbors these coding sequences:
- the LOC102622351 gene encoding protein RGF1 INDUCIBLE TRANSCRIPTION FACTOR 1: protein MIMGVDQICERPAWLEALYREKYFVGCSYHETAKKNEKNICCLDCCISICPHCIPSHRFHRLLQVRRYVYHEVVRLDDLQKLIDCSNVQAYTINSAKVVFIKKRPQNRQFKGAGNYCTSCDRSLQETYSHCSLGCKVDFVLKHYKELTPFLKKCNTLTLSPDFMIPHEIGDDIDQMTNETPSPHSSIVDCDESDHQAMRWSSWSSSAGSSSGSENMTTTTHIVRKKRSGCEFYLCARSANKVSDRHHHHHIDMATSIITTRRKGIPHRSPLC from the exons ATGATCATG GGAGTTGATCAAATATGCGAAAGGCCTGCCTGGTTGGAAGCTCTAtacagagaaaaatattttgtgggATGCTCATATCATGAAACggcaaagaaaaatgaaaagaatataTGTTGCCTGGACTGCTGCATCAGTATCTGCCCTCACTGTATTCCTTCACATCGCTTTCACCGCCTTCTTCAGGTTCGTCGTTACGTTTATCATGAGGTTGTCCGATTGGATGATCTGCAGAAGCTCATTGACTGCTCTAATGTTCAG gCCTATACTATCAACAGTGCGAAAGTAGTGTTCATCAAGAAGAGACCTCAAAACAGGCAATTCAAAGGGGCTGGAAACTATTGCACCTCTTGCGATAGAAGCCTTCAAGAAACTTATAGTCATTGCTCTCTTGGGTGCAAG GTGGACTTTGTGCTGAAACATTACAAGGAGCTGACTCCATTCTTGAAAAAGTGCAATACATTGACATTGAGTCCAGATTTTATGATTCCTCATGAAATAGGAGACGATATTGATCAAATGACAAACGAGACACCATCAccacactcatcaattgtgGACTGTGATGAATCTGATCACCAAGCAATGAGATGGAGCAGCTGGTCTTCATCTGCAGGCTCATCATCAGGATCCGAAAACATGACCACAACCACCCACATCGtcagaaagaaaagaagtggATGTGAATTCTACCTTTGTGCAAGATCAGCTAACAAAGTTTCCGATcgtcaccatcatcatcacatCGACATGGCTACAAGTATCATCACTACTAGAAGAAAAGGGATTCCTCATAGATCCCCTCTCTGTTAG
- the LOC102612751 gene encoding uncharacterized protein LOC102612751, giving the protein MSLYFRSNPPLFLPFLVIFLSLFLFTRQTSASPPHSHFHTVVPIPEREYGGVSLWKLKRYLAEEPTDNSTLILAEKRTQRKDPIDNFHKYKGGWNISNKHYWASVGFTAAPFFIIAGIWFVVFGLSLCFMCLHYCCCRREPYGYSRTCYALSLILLVFFTISAIVGCIVLYTGQGKFHSSTLDTLNYVVKQAHITSESLQNVSDYLAAAKTIGVNSVTLAPDVQSNIDKIDRKINSSATTLSYQTKKNSKDIKDALDSVGLALIIVAAVMLFLAFLGFLFSVFGLQCLVYFLVILGWILVAGTFILCGIFLLLHNVVADTCVSMDEWVKNPTAHTALDDILPCVDNATAQETLKQTKTVTNQLVSVVDRIIINVVNRNFLPQAGIVYYNQSGPLLPVLCNPFNSDLTNRQCVASEVDFSNATELWKNYICQPSSSGICKTPGRLTPTLHNQMASAVNVSYALYRYGPFLVNLQDCTFVRDTFTDISRDHCPGLQRHSKWIYIGLFMVSAAVMLSLIFWVIYARERRHRVYTKNLMD; this is encoded by the exons ATGTCTTTATATTTCAGATCAAACCCTCCTTtgtttcttccttttcttgttatctttctctctctctttctcttcacGCGCCAAACTTCTGCATCTCctcctcattctcattttcataCTGTTGTACCCATCCCag AGAGAGAGTATGGTGGGGTGTCGTTATGGAAGTTAAAGAGGTATCTTGCAGAGGAACCGACAGACAACTCCACTTTGATTTTGGCTGAGAAGAGAACTCAAAGGAAAGACCCTATTGACAACTTTCATAAATACAAGGGTGGTTGGAATATCAGCAATAAACATTACTGGGCC TCTGTCGGTTTTACTGCAGctccattttttattattgctgGAATCTGGTTTGTGGTCTTTGGGCTGTCCTTGTGCTTCATGTGCCTCCATTATTGCTGTTGTCGAAGAGAGCCATATGGCTATTCTCGAACATGCTATGCCCTCTCGCTTATTCTCCTTGTATTCTTCACCATTTCTGCAAT TGTTGGATGCATTGTTCTGTACACTGGTCAAGGGAAATTTCACAGCAGTACATTAGATACGCTTAATTATGTTGTGAAACAAGCACATATTACTAGTGAAAGCCTCCAGAATGTGTCAGATTATCTTGCTGCAGCCAAAACAATTGGAGTAAATTCTGTTACTCTTGCACCTGATGTTCAGAGCAACATTGACAAGATCGATCGGAAGATCAACTCTTCTGCTACCACTCTTTCCTATCAGACAAAGAAGAATTCAAAAGATATAAAGGATGCACTGGATAGCGT GGGACTGGCTCTTATCATTGTTGCTGCTGTAATGCTTTTTCTTGCATTTCTTGGATTTT tgttttctgtttttggaTTGCAATGTCTTGTATACTT CCTCGTGATCCTTGGGTGGATTTTGGTCGCTGGCACATTTATTTTGTGTGGCATATTTCTTCTCCTTCATAA TGTGGTTGCAGATACATGTGTCTCAATGGATGAATGGGTCAAGAACCCCACTGCCCATACAGCTCTAGATGATATACTCCCATGTGTGGATAATGCAACAGCCCAAGAAACCTTGAAACAGACCAAGACTGTAACTAACCAACTTGTTTCTGTGGTTGATAGAATCATCATAAATGTTGTCAACAGGAACTTCCTGCCACAAGCTGGAATAGTTTATTACAATCAATCTGGTCCATTGTTGCCTGTTCTTTGCAACCCATTCAATTCTGATCTAACAAATCGGCAATGTGTAGCCAGCGAGGTGGACTTCAGCAATGCTACAGAG TTATGGAAGAACTATATTTGTCAGCCTTCATCGTCTGGGATTTGTAAAACTCCTGGCCGGTTGACTCCTACCTTGCACAATCAGATGGCTTCTGCTGTGAATGTGAGCTATGCTTTGTACCGTTATGGTCCATTCTTGGTTAATCTGCAAGACTGTACGTTTGTGCGTGACACTTTCACAGACATTAGTAGAGATCATTGTCCTGGTCTGCAGCGCCATTCTAAATGGATCTACATTGGATTATTTATGGTATCTGCAGCTGTGATGCTGTCACTAATTTTCTGGGTAATCTATGCAAGGGAGCGGAGGCATCGTGTTTACACAAAAAATCTGATGGATTGA
- the LOC127899972 gene encoding phosphoenolpyruvate carboxylase kinase 2-like — protein sequence MTGALDRDYQVCEQIGRGRFSIGFRCTSWIWGKSFAFKSIDKNLISGDSLDSQCILTEPKILQLLNPHHKIVQIFAVYENQFHFDIMLEFCNSQDLYHRRHLLGIRVKADHAAAVSVDFSHHKADVVQTQSETEEHREDIRLWIDAHHWRTKENIFFL from the coding sequence ATGACTGGAGCCCTAGACAGAGACTACCAAGTCTGTGAACAGATTGGTCGGGGACGATTCAGCATCGGTTTTAGATGCACCTCATGGATCTGGGGCAAGTCTTTTGCCTTCAAATCCATCGATAAGAATTTGATATCCGGTGACTCCCTCGACTCCCAATGCATCTTAACGGAGCCTAAAATCCTCCAACTCCTCAATCCTCACCACAAGATTGTCCAAATCTTCGCCGTTTATGAGAACCAGTTCCACTTCGACATTATGTTGGAGTTTTGCAACTCGCAGGATCTGTACCACCGAAGGCATCTTCTCGGAATCAGAGTCAAAGCTGATCATGCAGCAGCTGTTTCAGTCGATTTCTCACATCACAAGGCCGACGTCGTCCAAACACAATCTGAAACCGAAGAACACCGTGAAGATATCAGACTTTGGATCGACGCACATCATTGGAGGActaaagaaaacattttttttctttaa
- the LOC102622052 gene encoding calcium uptake protein, mitochondrial-like, giving the protein MFSRPSLRKSSALIPRILANNNCNNNNNNNQRLIIARALSSSWRGFGYGDEGNETFLRIVSSRTGVVVAVAAAGSLSLGFGYWFSTNSNVNSILSFVDSSKDTWVEDEDQFQHSINPEKSRRFLFGDSYRRRVFFNYEKRIRMQSPPEKVFEYFASFRTPGGDVLMTPADLMRAIVPVFPPSESTRVREGFLRGERVPGELLCAPSKFFMLFDTNNDGLISFPEYILFVTLLSIPESSFSVAFKMFDLNNNGEIDRDEFKKVMNLMRSENKQAARHRDGRRVGFKAPDQSVENGGVIEYFFGKDGQTCLRHERFVQFLRDLHEEILQLEFAHYDCKLRGTISAKDFALSLVASADLSQVNKLLDRVDEIGNEPKLRPIRITYKEFKDFAELRKQLQFLSLAIFTYGKVNGVLTKRDFQRAASKVCGISISDNVVDVIFHVFDTNRDGSISPDEFVRVLQRRERDTARPREPGFKGLITCWKNCATATKCSF; this is encoded by the exons ATGTTTTCTCGGCCTTCACTTAGAAAATCCTCAGCTTTGATCCCTCGCATTCTTGccaataataattgtaataataataataataataatcagaGGCTGATTATTGCCCGTGCATTATCATCTTCATGGCGAGGGTTTGGATACGGTGATGAAGGTAATGAGACATTTTTAAGAATCGTCTCCTCTAGGACTGGGGTAGTGGTTGCAGTTGCAGCAGCCGGTTCATTAAGCTTGGGATTTGGGTATTGGTTTTCCACTAATTCTAACGTAAATTCCATCTTGTCTTTCGTTGATTCTTCCAAAGACACTTGGGTCGAAGATGAAGATCAGTTTCAACATTCTATTAATCCCGAGAAGAGTCGCAGGTTCCTCTTTGGAG ATTCATACAGGAGAAGAGTGTTTTTCAATTATGAAAAACGGATAAGGATGCAAAGTCCCCCTGAAAAG gttttcgagTATTTTGCATCATTTCGAACCCCTGGAGGAGATGTGCTTATGACACCAGCAGACTTGATGCGAGCAATTGTTCCTGTGTTTCCTCCATCTGAATCAACTCGAGTCAGAGAGGGATTCTTAAGAGGCGAACGGGTACCTGGGGAATTACTCTGTGCCCCCTCCAAATTTTTCATGCTTTTTGACACTAACAATGATGGTCTCATATCTTTCCCTGA ATACATATTGTTTGTTACCCTACTCAGCATTCCAGAATCAAGCTTTTCAGTAGCATTTAAAATGTTTGACCTTAACAACAATGG AGAGATAGACAGGGATGAATTCAAGAAAGTGATGAATTTGATGCGATCCGAAAACAAGCAAGCTGCTCGCCATAGAGATGGACGCAGAGTTGGGTTCAAAGCTCCAGATCAGTCTGTGGAAAATGGGGGCGTTATTGAATACTTCTTTGGCAAAGATGGCCAGACTTGTCTACGACATGAAAGATTTGTCCAATTCCTTAGAGACTTGCATGAAGAA ATTTTACAGTTGGAGTTTGCACATTATGACTGCAAACTACGCGGTACCATATCAGCAAAAGATTTTGCATTATCGTTAGTGGCATCTGCTGACCTTAGCCAAGTAAACAAGTTGCTTGATCGGGTTGATGAAATAGGCAATGAACCAAAACTCAGACCCATTCGGATTACATATAAggaatttaaagattttgcTGAACTTCGAAAGCAGTTGCAGTTCTTGTCTCTGGCCATTTTCACTTACGGAAAAGTTAATGGGGTGTTAACAAAAAGGGATTTTCAAAGAGCAGCATCAAAG GTGTGTGGCATCTCCATCAGTGATAATGTGGTGGACGTTATATTCCATGTGTTTGATACAAATCGAGATGGAAGTATAAGCCCAGATGAGTTTGTAAGAGTTCTGCAAAGACGAGAAAGGGACACTGCACGGCCTAGAGAACCAGGGTTCAAGGGTTTGATAACCTGCTGGAAGAACTGTGCCACGGCCACCAAGTGCTCTTTTTAG